Within the Plutella xylostella chromosome 20, ilPluXylo3.1, whole genome shotgun sequence genome, the region aaaaaatccttgTAGCTTTTCACCTATTCGCATTTCGCCGCGATATCAAAATTTCTGAATAGATTTTTACTCTTGTAGTATAATTTTTGATCGCTACTGACAATTGTCTGAAAAAATCATAGTAGATTTACTTTCCTGCCTGCCTTCACTGTAGTCGCTTTTCACCTtgatagatatttgtttgtaatgcattattaggtacatatcgCGATATTTCTTTTACACTACAACAATATGCGACCCAAATAAGATGcgacataaaatacttacttgctattcaaaatatatgcagcttaataaataagctattgataatacatgctacataaaaatttgctactgttgtaaaaatctgctaaaaatatatgctagtaacaaaatatactacCGATATTATACGCTACAACAAGAAATGCTATCGCGGCGAAATGCGAATAGGTGAAAAGCTACAAGGATTTTTCGATTTCGAGGTATACGATTAACAAATGTagttaatgtacctacctacttattgctTATCAcgattattgtaattttacctAAAGATGGGTATGAGACAGATTCAAGGACTTTTGTCCCTTTGGGGGGGATAGCTTCCTGCTATACCATAACATCATTACTTCAAACTTTGAACACCCTatatagttataattatatcgaCCCTTCATGCACAGTAAACCCGGCGGTCTAGTAGTTAGAGTGCTGATACAACTCTAGTGCGGAAGGTTCGAAACCTGAACCAAAACCACCTAAGTTAGTTCTCAATTCTTGAATAatcatgtaagtacctacatacctaaatGCTGTGAGTCGAGAGACACAAGAGATAGTCATCAGCATCACTAGACTTATTATTTGCTAGAAAATTGCTTTCGGAGACTTTCGTGGGAATGAATCCAGTTTTACGGTTGTATAATGGTTTCAAAACTGTGTTTGTGACATGAGACTCTAAGCTCTGGGTGCATACAACAGGAACAGGTGGTacttttattctattctattctattgagAGAAAGAGAATAGGTGGTGCTTCACTCGAGTATACTCGTTTTGTGCTCTCCACTGGATTTTCAATGTGCGTGTTGTTTGTGTCACGTGCCTGTGAAAAGGTATCCTTGAGTTTGCTACTTTTCATAAAAGTATTGTAACATAATGAACTGATTTTAATGAGGTCTCTTTGTCTCATACGTACCTTCGTTACTGGTGTAATTAGTAATTACTAATTAGCCATGTTGAATTTGTTATTCTTGTGGTTGTTTAACATCGCATCGGTTCGAATATAACTTAATTTGTTGAACCAGATGTTTTTAACTCAACATCTAAAATTGCCTTTCCCGGGTATGATAGAGGGAACGTCCTGACCAAAACCCGATTCTAGTAAAACAACATACTTATCATATATTCAACACAGAATACAGGATGCACACCTAATTTCACAAAGTATAGAAATACtaaataagttataaaatgTTAGTTTTGCGGTCAGTTTCATGCCGCAGTTTTACCCTTTAGGTACAAAaccctataaaaataaaccatGTTGAACACAACATGAACCAATaacagaatataataataataatattaaagtatATGTGGGGAAATCTCACGCGggcatccgaccccaaactagccagagcctgtaatatgggtatgaCATACCTATTTTATAAGGCTTTTGGCAGTCTCTTCATAAAATATGGAGCATGAACGTGTGTCTAAGATTTAATGGAGAATTGAATTAAGTTTAGggttgttataaataaaccatTTATAACAACGCTATAATGCAAAATACCCATTAAGcgatgtttatttatttttctctgTATACAAATAGAGTAATAAATGTTTGGTACACGTCTTTAATTAGCAGAACCGTGTCAACCACAACCACTGCGTCCCGTTTCCCATTATTCCAGTACAATGCCTCTTTGAAGTTAACACATTCCAACTGGGAACAGACAGAGCAACAGGGTCCGAGGTCTTCTGTGTTTACACACGTATGTGTAGCGTCACGTTACAACCCTTGGGGAGAAAGACGGGTGTATAGTAACTTCAGGTGTGTAACGACGTTATTACGTCTGTAAGGGCCAGTTtttaactcaaccattggtaAAAAATCGTAATGAATTATTTAATCCCGAATTCTAATTTTTGCGCTTATTTTTATCTCTAAAAACGGGGGTTTTAGTATGTGTTTTCAAAATTTACAATCAAATTTCAATTCTGTGATGACTCGACACGTACTAAAGATGCGTCATGTCAAAGCCTGAACTTACACTATTATAAATTCTATTACAAGATTAGATGGCAGACATAACAATTAGGTACTGACTAATTCGCTTCTTACTCCTCAAACACTACAGAAGAACCAATTACGATGATTAATTGTGCCAAAATTTCGTACCACGAATCGCGTtgacttataattattaattaagagCGTTGTTCTACTGACAGTACCGTGAAATAATAAGAAGTTGAGGCGCTCTATTCAGGGCTTGCGGATACGTTTGCCAAGCGTTTTCAATGCGATCGTAATCAACTGATAATGCAACCAGATTGAGTTGTGGTTAGCATTTTGTTAttccgaagcttcggagcgctgcgaGATCAATATCTCGTTGTTTTAAGCGTACCGATTGCGTGAACTTTTTTGTTAGTTCATACGCCGATTAATACCCGTTTTTTCATtactcggttagatcgtaacgaGGGAAAGgctgatcaattatacgtcatcttcatattgaattcttgacagatgtgtcaaaggTCAAGCAATATTCCcaggttatgctctaacccactatggcgaaattggctcTTAGAAAGGGATACCCTAGCGACTATGacataacattgtttacaaCGTTATATCCAGCAAGCTAGCAAGTACCTAGTGCGATTCACTTTGAAATCGCTGGGTTTTCACGAATAGTAGTGTCGTGATAGTCAATTGTTTATTAGATTTGCACAATGCCGTTGTCGCTGTGATGACAGAGACCTAGCGGTGCATTATTAAGCAGGGGGAATGTTTAATGCAACAGGATAGAGTCGTGGACAGAGGAGTAGTAGGTATTCAGAAATATAGTTTTCGTGAAGCTAACACAATACAATCGCAGTGGCACTCAATATTCGGGATGAATTTTGATCAGTGATTTACGAGAAGTATGAATTCCCATCCTGAACAATAGCAGTATCAGTCTACTAGCTCGTGGTGCTTTTAAAGGTAGatcaaaataagaaaaaaaaggttcaaataataaggtacctatatttttataaaaaatattgttaacttATTAAAATCATACATTACATTGGGCATTTGAGATATCATGATTGAAAATCACTTAAATGTAGGACACATGACAGATGAATCTACGTGCAAACCAGACtaattaattagtaattatacaCATAAAGGACGCAAGAGGTAGATAAATGCACGTAATTATTTAACCGTTATATTACTTTTAAATACTTCATTATCTTCTTCTAATAGAGAGTAATATTGAAACTTAATGTGCTAATTCACTAGagttattaattacttacactCAATACCTCTGGTCATCATCAACCTTCATCCCATTCCCACAACCCTCGACCTCTTGTATCGAGTTCGCCAACACCAGATCCTTGGTGTCCGGCAGGAAGCAGCAGAGAACAGCCGCCAGAACACCCATACACGAGAACACGAGAACAGATATCCACTCCACGCCCACATTCACGACGAACGGGGAGATGATCGCGCCACATCGAGCCAGCATCGAGGCGAACCCTAGAGCTGAGTTTCTGATCACCGTCGGGAATAATTCGGAAGAGAACATGTACATTTGCATGATAGCCGTAAAAGCCCCGACTTCGCCTATAATGGCGAAGGCGAGAGTCAGAGATCTCTTACTGTGGAGCACTAAGAACAGCAGTAGAGAGACAGCGGATGCGCATATGCTGATGATGACTCCAGCTCTACGGCTGAAGAAATACGCTCCGAAAGTGCACAGAATCAATCCAGGGCCCAATGAAGCGGCTGACAGCATCACATTGATGTGAAGGTTTCCGTGCAGTCTTCCGATGTACTGGTTGACGCCAAAATACACGTGAGCTATGCAGAGCCAGATCAAACCGGTCAAGATGGTGTATTTACGGATCTGAGGCGTCTTGAATAGGTCAGCGTAGGAGCCCCGATGGTTTGAGGATTCTTCGTAGGATTGTCTCTCTGCTTGATTTATGATCTCGTTGATGTTTATCGTTTGCATGTCGTTCCTGGAATTGAAATAAATTCACTGTAAGGATCTAGAGGAAAACGTAGCTTGGGATGCCCTCTGGCTGGACCAAGAACCTCAGACAGGTAGCTAGTAGTTGCTGGATAAAGCTGCTGACTTTCTCGACaccaccaaaggttaactggtagagaatgctactagcattaagttcgcctttgtacaatgtttttatgtgcaaaaaagaatttataataataaagagaGGCTTATGTCCAGAAGTAgacgattacgggctgataaAGGTGAAGCGTTTAGTATCTGACTCACTTGCTAGCGATATGCATAAGCACATCGATGGCTTCCTGCCTGCGTCCCATCGTGATCAGCCATCTTGGAGACTCTGGCAGCAGCCAGTGAAGCGCCACCGCCGACACCCACGGAACTGACGTCACCAGCTGAAGATACCTCCAGTCCCTCACGTAGTACGCCACAATCGGTACCACCATGTAGCCCAAAACAAAGGAAACCTCTTGAAGACCCATGAGGTATAATCTGAAGGACTTCCCGCTGAGCTCGACGAGGTACACGTAGGTGCAGACCAGGGTTCCTCCGACGAAGACTCCGGTCAGGAGGCGGAGTACCAGGTACAGCCAGAAGTAAGGGACGGCTGCTGATGAGGCCACGGCCAAAGCTTCCAACGTGAGGGTGATGACGATAGCGTTTTTGCGGCCGTATCTGGAAGGTGTTGAAAAAGACAATTAGGTGTAGAGTCAGATGTCTCATTTCTCAGAGCAAGGGACGTTTTTTAGAGGCAATAAAACcctattgttattttaaaaatattaaacagaCTTCGAATCAATAGCAAGAAGgtttaatgaataatttattagatAAACAACAGCATCTCCTCACCTATCAGAAACATGGCCAAACACTATACTGCCAACCAGCATGCCCAACTGCAAAGCCGAAATAGCCAAGCTGGCCCAAGGTTGGCGGTCGCATATCAGATTCCATGTAGTCGTTACTGAGCTAGTAATGTCTCTGGTGTCATACTCTGGGTTGCTGCATGGACAAACATTTGTCAGGTTGTTGTCCAAACATCTGTAGTCGACACCAGGGATGAGGAAGACCACGTTGTTTA harbors:
- the LOC105394903 gene encoding organic cation transporter-like protein, translated to MDVIGTVNKDLNISLDPVEQAIGRFGRYQFWLLFIVSLSRLPTEFQLNNVVFLIPGVDYRCLDNNLTNVCPCSNPEYDTRDITSSVTTTWNLICDRQPWASLAISALQLGMLVGSIVFGHVSDRYGRKNAIVITLTLEALAVASSAAVPYFWLYLVLRLLTGVFVGGTLVCTYVYLVELSGKSFRLYLMGLQEVSFVLGYMVVPIVAYYVRDWRYLQLVTSVPWVSAVALHWLLPESPRWLITMGRRQEAIDVLMHIASKNDMQTININEIINQAERQSYEESSNHRGSYADLFKTPQIRKYTILTGLIWLCIAHVYFGVNQYIGRLHGNLHINVMLSAASLGPGLILCTFGAYFFSRRAGVIISICASAVSLLLFLVLHSKRSLTLAFAIIGEVGAFTAIMQMYMFSSELFPTVIRNSALGFASMLARCGAIISPFVVNVGVEWISVLVFSCMGVLAAVLCCFLPDTKDLVLANSIQEVEGCGNGMKVDDDQRY